A genome region from Coffea eugenioides isolate CCC68of unplaced genomic scaffold, Ceug_1.0 ScVebR1_151;HRSCAF=612, whole genome shotgun sequence includes the following:
- the LOC113755486 gene encoding uncharacterized protein LOC113755486 has protein sequence MPLEPQGPYYYFTAEPFTLDTAAQGKVEAGESSVPIGKNLLKRLDRFDEFIRKNQGLSKQGGLDYNELCLFPDMQLPVGFKAPKFSKYDRTGNSKTHIQMFVNKLEKPIDDENLPVRIFPKSLEGDALDWTTLERTKNKPSEDHKTYAKKWRKLAVKVVPPMTEEEIVRTFIKVHDPPYFEEIFYMIECSFAEIINKLEEYDEFVRAGKIVNLSVLKSQLEAMQNQGSSSKKSQFKKKEEETSFVWKQSPSFQLRYQQYPTYSPRYPYQSCPRPVYHTTINHPRFRPNYPNTPPRPFHIYPPNFQIRPRLPYNPRPTSPVNPTYHYQQTNDTQNRTPYRTFTNLCLPVDQLYEQLKATGKIGTVPPKTYSKGFPLGYDPQAFCAYHSGAPGHSTANCWALKHKIQDMIEAGDIIMRKRDEQGPSVSKNPLPTHKDTVGAITIDEKIEEPTQYIEDEAEIIGVTGEPFILEEEAYEVKKNPDLLILDMIPFECEPLELIMLELPEQAPVFNRQEVPWNYSEPTILIGREEAPKKEVAAITRSGRIIGAPTVDEPSKSKEKAAPTRPTVTEEEAFNFLRMLKKNEYKVIEQLDKKPAQISMLNLLLTSELHREALLKVLTEAQVPKNIPVDKFTHVVEHILASNQISFSEEDLTTEGIGHNKALYISVRCNGKLLPRVLIDNGSALNICPWNTLVKLGFQEAKLHPSATVMRGFDGAKRESMGEVDLVLEIGPAQFQVICQVMDFSSVYNILLGRPWIHTSGVIPSSLHQMLRFVVNGQLITVFAEDDCTMIVNPALEEGGDRKALVSPYHVADIVLVGWVFKDKAVVGMNLPDASVMMGKEMIQGGYEIGKGLERNLQGVLEPIELQGKKDTFGLGF, from the exons ATGCCGCTTGAACCTCAAGGACCATATTACTATTTCACTGCAGAGCCATTCACACTAGACACCGCTGCCCAAGGAAAAGTTGAAGCTGGAGAATCCTCCGTGCCAATTGGCAAGAATTTGCTAAAAAGGTTGGATCGATTTGATGAATTCATCAGGAAGAATcaaggtttaagcaaacaaGGAGGTTTGGATTATAATGAGTTGTGCCTATTTCCTGATATGCAACTGCCTGTGGGTTTTAAAGCACCCAAATTCAGCAAGTATGACAGAACGGGCAATTCCAAGACACACATTCAAATGTTTGTAAACAAACTAGAGAAGCCGATAGATGATGAGAATCTACCTGTGCGCATATTCCCTAAAAGTCTAGAAGGCGATGCACTAGATTG GACCACGCTTGAGAGGACTAAAAACAAGCCATCTGAGGATCACAAGACATATgcgaagaaatggagaaaattgGCTGTCAAGGTGGTGCCTCCCATGACTGAAGAAGAAATTGTTCGTACATTCATCAAAGTTCATGACCCGCCCTATTTTGAGGAGATTTTTTATATGATCGAGTGTTCCTTTGCAGAAATTATTAATAAATTGGAAGAGTATGATGAGTTTGTGAGAGCAGGAAAGATTGTTAATTTGTCAGTTTTGAAATCGCAATTGGAAGCTATGCAAAATCAGGGCAGCAGTAGTAAGAAGTCTCAGTTCAAGAAGAAAGAGGAGGAAACATCATTTGTCTGGAAACAAAGCCCTTCTTTCCAACTTAGATACCAACAATACCCCACCTACTCACCCCGTTACCCATACCAATCATGCCCTCGACCTGTTTACCATACCACCATCAACCATCCTCGATttcgaccaaattacccaaacACACCCCCAAGACCATTTCACATTTACCCACCTAATTTTCAGATTAGACCTCGCCTTCCTTATAACCCAAGACCTACTTCACCCGTCAACCCGACTTATCACTATCAACAGACCAATGACACCCAAAATCGAACCCCATAccgaaccttcaccaatttATGTCTCCCCGTTGATCAATTATATGAACAGCTCAAAGCCACGGGGAAAATTGGTACGGTACCTCCTAAAACCTATTCTAAAGGATTTCCACTTGGTTATGATCCTCAAGCCTTTTGCGCTTATCATTCGGGAGCACCTGGACATTCAACTGCCAATTGTTGGGCACTTAAACACaaaattcaagacatgattgaAGCTGGAGACATAATTATGAGAAAGAGAGATGAACAAGGGCCAAGTGTTAGTAAGAATCCTCTTCCTACGCACAAGGATACCGTTGGAGCTATTACCATAGATGAGAAGATCGAAGAACCAACGCAGTACATTGAAGATGAAGCTGAGATAATAGGGGTCACTGGAGAACCATTTATACTGGAGGAGGAAGCCTACgaagtcaagaaaaatcctGATCTCTTAATTCTGGATATGATACCTTTTGAATGTGAACCGTTAGAGCTTATAATGCTTGAATTGCCTGAGCAAGCTCCTGTTTTTAATCGACAAGAAGTTCCATGGAATTACAGCGAGCCGACGATATTGATTGGAAGAGAAGAAGCGCCCAAGAAGGAGGTAGCCGCCATCACTAGATCTGGAAGAATCATAGGTGCACCCACAGTTGATGAACCCtcaaaatcaaaggaaaaagccGCGCCAACAAGACCAACTGTTACCGAAGAAGAGGCATTCAATTTTCTTAGGATGTTGAAGAAGAACGAGTATAAAGTGATCGAGCAATTGGACAAAAAGCCCGCTCAAATTTCCATGTTGAATCTGCTCTTAACCTCAGAATTGCATAGAGAGGCTTTGCTCAAGGTGCTAACTGAGGCTCAAGTGCCTAAGAATATTCCGGTTGACAAATTCACCCATGTAGTTGAGCATATTTTGGCTTCAAATCAGATTTCTTTTTCTGAAGAAGATTTAACTACTGAGGGGATTGGACACAACAAGGCACTGTATATCTCAGTCCGTTGTAATGGGAAGTTATTGCCGAGAGTTCTGATAGACAATGGATCTGCTTTAAACATCTGTCCATGGAATACCTTGGTTAAGTTGGGATTTCAAGAAGCTAAACTTCACCCGTCTGCAACCGTTATGAGAGGATTTGATGGCGCGAAAAGAGAATCAATGGGGGAAGTGGATTTAGTGCTAGAAATCGGACCTGCACAGTTCCAAGTCATATGCCAAGTTATGGATTTCTCGAGTGTTTATAATATTCTACTTGGACGACCTTGGATTCATACTTCGGGTGTGATACCATCTTCGCTCCATCAGATGTTGAGGTTTGTGGTAAATGGACAGTTGATCACGGTGTTTGCAGAGGATGATTGCACCATGATCGTCAATCCCGCATTGGAAGAGGGCGGTGATAGAAAAGCTCTGGTTTCTCCTTACCATGTGGCTGACATCGTTTTAGTAGGTTGGGTATTTAAGGACAAGGCGGTGGTGGGAATGAATCTACCAGATGCTAGCGTTATGATGGGCAAGGAGATGATTCAAGGAGGATACGAGATAGGCAAGGGCCTCGAGCGTAACCTGCAAGGAGTTCTAGAACCAATAGAGCTTCAAGGAAAGAAGGACACCTTTGGATTAGGGTTTTAA